The following proteins are encoded in a genomic region of [Eubacterium] hominis:
- a CDS encoding AAA family ATPase, whose translation MKQIYITNIKIDSVRHLKDINIPLFGEKRKNLIITGKNGSGKTSVLEALSIYLKSVADDRSFNDYEDSLVFYKNRLEELKQQNNIQEINQCEAQIQFYEDKIQETRKGLKISFNVETADMYRAFQNGNMILAYYSADRVFKTEEVKNVEKVNFNEKYSINEKPSTKFVKYLVDLKVTQALALTGNKKEKADQIDEWFQSLEKLLKSIFGDESIKLIFDEEQFQFYISMQNREKFDFNTLSSGYAAILDIVVDIIMRMEKYTNRKFEYRMPGIVLIDEIETHLHLELQKNILQLLTSFFPNIQFIVTTHSPFVINSINNAVIYDLENHTLIPNGLNDIPYEGIIESYFNVNLLSKDLEEKFNRYKELVKKEQLEDEDFSEIARLQMFLEKIPDYLALDITTEYQALKLEFERRTDLQ comes from the coding sequence ATGAAACAAATTTATATCACTAATATAAAAATTGATTCTGTAAGGCATTTAAAAGATATTAATATTCCTTTATTTGGTGAGAAGAGAAAAAATTTAATAATAACAGGTAAAAATGGCAGTGGAAAGACAAGTGTATTAGAAGCATTATCAATTTATTTAAAAAGTGTTGCTGATGATCGTTCATTTAATGATTATGAAGATTCCCTTGTGTTTTATAAAAACAGATTAGAAGAATTGAAACAGCAAAATAATATTCAGGAAATAAATCAATGTGAAGCACAAATTCAATTTTATGAGGATAAAATTCAAGAAACAAGAAAAGGTTTAAAAATCAGTTTTAATGTGGAAACAGCTGATATGTATAGAGCGTTTCAAAATGGTAATATGATTCTAGCATATTACAGCGCAGATAGAGTTTTTAAAACAGAAGAAGTGAAAAATGTCGAGAAAGTTAATTTTAATGAAAAATATTCGATAAATGAAAAGCCGAGCACGAAATTTGTGAAATATTTAGTTGATTTAAAAGTTACACAGGCATTAGCATTAACAGGCAATAAAAAAGAAAAAGCAGATCAGATTGATGAATGGTTTCAATCTCTTGAAAAATTATTAAAAAGTATTTTTGGAGATGAATCAATTAAATTGATTTTTGATGAAGAACAATTTCAATTCTATATTAGTATGCAAAATAGAGAAAAATTTGATTTTAATACCTTATCCAGTGGATACGCAGCTATTTTAGATATCGTAGTAGATATTATCATGCGAATGGAAAAATATACAAATAGAAAATTTGAATATCGTATGCCTGGTATTGTTTTAATTGATGAAATAGAAACACATTTACATCTGGAATTACAGAAAAATATTTTGCAACTTTTAACTAGTTTTTTTCCTAATATACAATTTATCGTTACAACGCATTCACCTTTTGTAATAAACAGTATTAACAATGCAGTAATTTACGATTTAGAAAATCATACCTTAATTCCAAATGGATTAAACGATATTCCATATGAGGGTATTATCGAAAGCTATTTTAACGTAAATTTACTGTCTAAAGATTTAGAAGAAAAATTTAACCGTTATAAAGAATTAGTAAAAAAAGAGCAGTTAGAGGATGAAGATTTTAGTGAAATAGCACGATTACAAATGTTTTTAGAGAAAATTCCGGATTATTTAGCATTAGATATTACGACAGAATATCAGGCTTTAAAATTGGAGTTTGAAAGGAGAACAGATTTGCAATGA
- a CDS encoding ABC transporter ATP-binding protein gives MSVIEIHQITKDYGDHKGVFDVSFTVEKGEVVGFLGPNGAGKTTTIRQLMGFIAPDKGSVSIMGLDCFKDADKVQAQLGYLPGEIAFMEDMTGIEFIHFMADMKHIKDFSKAQELIDYLELDPKGKIRRMSKGMKQKIGIVIAFMQDPSILILDEPTSGLDPLMQSKFVELIKKEKAKGKTILMSSHIFEEVEHTCDRVVIIKDGCIIATKDMEELRHNKRKIYEVRFENEQDAIAFVENHEGCTRDGKEIMITLKGQVDAFIKDLSKYTIRDLQMRTQSLEELFMQYYGGEDQ, from the coding sequence ATGAGTGTGATAGAAATTCACCAGATTACCAAAGATTATGGGGATCACAAAGGTGTATTTGATGTAAGCTTTACAGTAGAAAAAGGGGAAGTGGTGGGCTTTCTAGGACCTAATGGTGCTGGGAAAACTACAACCATTCGTCAATTGATGGGATTTATTGCACCAGATAAAGGTAGTGTATCCATCATGGGTCTAGATTGTTTCAAGGATGCAGATAAGGTACAGGCACAGCTTGGATATTTGCCTGGAGAAATTGCCTTTATGGAGGATATGACAGGAATTGAGTTTATCCATTTTATGGCAGATATGAAACATATCAAAGATTTTTCCAAAGCACAGGAATTGATTGATTATTTAGAATTAGATCCAAAAGGAAAGATTCGCAGAATGTCAAAAGGGATGAAACAAAAGATTGGCATTGTGATTGCCTTTATGCAGGATCCTTCTATTTTAATTTTGGATGAGCCAACCAGTGGACTCGATCCTTTGATGCAAAGTAAATTTGTGGAGTTAATCAAAAAAGAAAAAGCCAAAGGGAAAACAATTTTGATGTCCAGTCATATCTTTGAAGAAGTTGAACATACATGTGATCGTGTTGTCATCATAAAAGATGGCTGTATTATCGCCACAAAAGATATGGAAGAATTACGTCATAATAAGCGAAAAATCTATGAAGTGCGTTTTGAAAATGAGCAGGATGCAATCGCATTTGTGGAAAACCATGAAGGATGTACAAGGGATGGAAAAGAAATCATGATCACCTTAAAGGGACAGGTGGATGCATTTATCAAAGATTTATCGAAATATACCATTCGGGATCTTCAAATGCGTACACAAAGTCTGGAAGAACTGTTTATGCAGTATTATGGAGGTGAAGATCAATGA
- a CDS encoding TetR/AcrR family transcriptional regulator — protein sequence MNEKFLELTEEKQMRIIDAAMEVFGTNEYKHAVTDEIARKAGISKGLLFYYFKNKKSLYQYVYQYCLQLLVDTIDEAGVKNKTDFFEIMRFGADKKMELIANHAYIMEFCMKAYYMNDENIAEKITQDIQQKVNTMFTDYFSHIDLFKFKEGIDPFYIFQMLQWMADGYIRTKQKTKEKLDINEIMEDYDRWEEMFKQMVYRKEYL from the coding sequence ATGAATGAGAAATTTCTGGAATTAACAGAAGAAAAGCAAATGCGTATCATTGATGCGGCAATGGAAGTATTTGGCACAAATGAATACAAACATGCAGTGACCGATGAAATTGCAAGAAAAGCAGGGATATCAAAAGGTTTATTGTTTTATTATTTTAAAAATAAAAAGAGCTTATATCAATACGTTTATCAATATTGTCTACAATTATTAGTAGATACAATTGATGAAGCAGGTGTAAAAAATAAAACAGATTTCTTTGAAATTATGCGATTTGGCGCAGATAAGAAAATGGAATTAATCGCAAATCATGCTTATATTATGGAGTTTTGTATGAAAGCATATTATATGAATGATGAAAATATTGCAGAAAAAATAACGCAGGATATCCAACAAAAAGTGAATACAATGTTTACAGATTATTTTTCACATATTGATCTTTTTAAATTCAAGGAAGGAATCGATCCATTTTATATCTTTCAGATGCTGCAATGGATGGCTGATGGTTATATTCGTACGAAGCAAAAAACAAAAGAAAAACTGGATATCAATGAAATTATGGAAGATTATGATCGCTGGGAAGAAATGTTTAAACAGATGGTCTATCGAAAGGAGTATTTATGA
- a CDS encoding ABC transporter permease subunit has product MISKTLWKRECKANIKVILLFLLVLSLYSSLIVAMYDPKLGESLEMFKESMPGVFEAFGMSNPGSTLIEFIANYLYGFILIVFPLIFVILMCHRLIVRYVDRGSMAYLLSTPHKRSTIILTQLCMLAMGILILVAYVTILVIICGNLMFDEGIDLSAFLTLNIGLYGMMLFFASMCFLFACIFNETRFATGVGAALCIVSVLIQMLSQVGDKLENLKYVTPLTLFRPEEIIAMDQGALWSVGILYVGAVLLFTLGVMIFKRKDLSI; this is encoded by the coding sequence ATGATTTCTAAAACATTGTGGAAAAGGGAATGCAAAGCAAATATAAAAGTTATTTTATTGTTTTTACTGGTGCTCAGCTTATATAGCTCATTGATTGTGGCAATGTATGATCCAAAACTTGGAGAAAGTTTAGAGATGTTTAAAGAATCTATGCCAGGCGTATTTGAAGCATTTGGAATGAGCAACCCTGGTTCAACATTAATCGAATTCATCGCAAATTATTTATATGGGTTTATCCTGATTGTTTTTCCATTGATTTTCGTAATCCTTATGTGTCATCGTTTGATTGTACGTTATGTAGATCGTGGTTCTATGGCTTATTTACTGTCAACACCACACAAGCGTTCAACAATCATTCTGACACAGTTGTGTATGCTTGCAATGGGTATATTGATTTTAGTTGCGTATGTAACGATTTTGGTTATTATATGTGGAAATTTAATGTTTGATGAAGGAATTGATCTTTCTGCTTTCCTGACATTAAATATTGGTTTATATGGCATGATGTTGTTTTTTGCAAGTATGTGCTTTCTATTTGCATGTATCTTTAATGAAACAAGATTTGCGACAGGGGTAGGCGCTGCTTTATGTATTGTTTCTGTATTGATTCAGATGCTGTCACAAGTTGGAGATAAATTAGAAAATCTAAAATATGTAACACCATTAACTTTATTTCGACCAGAAGAGATTATCGCTATGGATCAAGGTGCTTTATGGAGTGTAGGCATCCTATATGTTGGCGCAGTTCTGCTTTTTACATTGGGTGTGATGATTTTCAAAAGAAAAGATTTATCAATATAA